The following are encoded together in the Corynebacterium jeikeium genome:
- a CDS encoding PspA/IM30 family protein, translated as MANPFSKGWKYLMQSLDTKIEENADPHVQIQQATEAARKQHQQISESAARVIGNRNQLEMKMNRLQQDAKKLSDNARTAIQQADNASAAGDQTKANDLNQTAELFASQLVSVEQQLDETKQLYAGAEEAARQAQQQQQQSAARLEEQMAQINQLRAQVDQAKMQEATANSMQQMDGLVQNDDVPTLDSVREKIEQRYAQALGSQELVENSVQGRMAEIESAGNDMRAASRLEEIRAQMNSGSGTNALETDESQGELER; from the coding sequence ATGGCGAATCCATTTTCTAAGGGCTGGAAATACCTCATGCAGTCCCTCGACACGAAGATCGAGGAGAACGCGGATCCCCATGTACAGATCCAGCAGGCCACGGAGGCTGCCCGCAAGCAGCACCAGCAGATCTCCGAAAGTGCAGCCCGCGTGATCGGCAACCGCAACCAGCTGGAGATGAAGATGAACCGCCTTCAGCAGGACGCGAAGAAGTTGTCGGACAATGCTCGCACCGCCATCCAGCAGGCCGACAATGCCTCTGCTGCTGGCGACCAGACCAAGGCCAACGACCTGAACCAGACCGCGGAGCTGTTCGCCTCCCAGCTGGTCTCGGTGGAACAGCAGCTGGACGAAACCAAGCAGCTTTACGCCGGTGCGGAGGAGGCCGCCCGTCAGGCCCAGCAGCAACAACAGCAGTCCGCTGCCCGCCTCGAGGAGCAGATGGCACAGATTAACCAGCTGCGCGCCCAGGTAGATCAGGCGAAGATGCAGGAAGCTACCGCCAACTCCATGCAACAGATGGATGGCCTAGTGCAAAACGACGATGTGCCGACCCTGGATAGTGTGCGCGAGAAGATCGAGCAGCGCTACGCCCAGGCGCTCGGCAGCCAGGAGCTTGTAGAAAACTCCGTGCAGGGCCGCATGGCAGAAATCGAATCTGCTGGTAACGACATGCGTGCTGCCTCCCGCCTGGAGGAAATCCGCGCCCAGATGAACTCGGGCAGTGGCACAAACGCACTCGAGACCGACGAATCCCAGGGCGAGTTGGAGCGCTAG
- a CDS encoding DUF6114 domain-containing protein: MPASEGSASSGVGAQRGGKGRLARFAEWRRGRPFVPGLLVLLSGVVIMTPAYLTVRISDLLVMISTLSGVSTLFLGVAQIMFGLGIWLKPSTSVYLGVFAILLSLVALPASNIGGFLLGSLLGIFGGAFALAWEPGDGKRKKAKATAAEPAELAESAESAESTGESVGDGGDGADGDAPQSGGGYSATVAALLVAVGIATGVGILNANAPYSAAQPARVGDVGQVTADNVTFKGNVRISVDSVGTEHGRRDLIRITGDRLQIKNLQIQLPGQWGDGMLRTGSKVETYVVEGPVVVEATSLEAVPALAEISTIPVKVDISGSAGDVLHQLGLVPSEAPIPDPVMEVVSLKQVKLDLLHLTGRDMNAPVVHLKAL, encoded by the coding sequence ATGCCTGCTAGCGAAGGCAGCGCGAGTTCGGGGGTAGGTGCGCAGCGCGGTGGCAAGGGCAGGCTCGCGCGCTTTGCCGAGTGGCGCCGCGGTCGGCCGTTCGTACCGGGGCTGCTGGTGCTGCTGTCAGGTGTTGTGATTATGACGCCCGCGTATCTGACCGTGCGCATCTCCGACCTGCTGGTGATGATCTCCACGCTGTCGGGCGTATCCACGCTATTCCTCGGAGTAGCGCAGATCATGTTCGGGCTGGGGATCTGGCTGAAGCCCTCGACGTCGGTTTACCTGGGTGTGTTCGCCATTCTGCTGTCTTTGGTGGCGCTGCCGGCCTCGAATATCGGCGGCTTTTTGTTGGGCTCGCTGTTGGGGATTTTCGGTGGCGCGTTTGCGTTGGCGTGGGAGCCGGGGGACGGCAAGCGGAAGAAAGCTAAGGCCACTGCTGCAGAGCCGGCAGAGTTGGCTGAGTCGGCAGAATCGGCTGAGTCGACTGGGGAGAGCGTAGGCGACGGCGGGGATGGCGCGGATGGCGATGCGCCGCAGTCCGGCGGTGGGTACTCCGCGACGGTAGCGGCCTTGCTGGTGGCAGTGGGTATCGCGACCGGCGTGGGCATCCTGAACGCGAACGCCCCGTACAGTGCGGCGCAGCCCGCCCGCGTGGGCGATGTCGGCCAGGTCACCGCCGACAACGTGACCTTCAAGGGGAATGTGCGCATCAGCGTGGATTCCGTGGGCACGGAGCACGGCCGCCGCGACCTAATACGCATCACCGGGGATCGCCTGCAAATTAAGAACCTGCAGATCCAGCTGCCGGGCCAGTGGGGCGATGGCATGCTGCGGACCGGCTCAAAGGTGGAGACATATGTGGTCGAGGGGCCGGTCGTGGTGGAGGCGACGTCCCTGGAGGCCGTTCCCGCGCTAGCCGAGATCTCCACGATCCCGGTGAAGGTGGATATTTCCGGTAGTGCGGGGGACGTTTTGCACCAGCTGGGCTTGGTCCCCAGCGAGGCGCCCATCCCAGACCCGGTGATGGAGGTCGTCTCCCTCAAACAAGTGAAGCTAGACCTGCTGCACCTAACCGGGCGGGATATGAACGCCCCGGTAGTCCACCTGAAGGCTCTCTAA
- a CDS encoding DUF6230 family protein: MGRINPRKAAVALTVGMVGFAGTGMAVAKGGISANLALSGTFFTVTMSHMSGEEFSLFMDNDLKGDNHLPVARVKLQDAKASDMCLSTTVPNLPAVGEATLALRATGQNSVDAKDLIVGSTDIKGSLRMADPNLGIDAKQVNPEAPDDAWGLHSRRVQVVADKIVATSVGAKQLNASGVEASVRRGTENAC, from the coding sequence ATGGGACGCATCAACCCGCGGAAGGCTGCGGTCGCGCTGACCGTCGGGATGGTCGGCTTTGCCGGCACCGGCATGGCTGTGGCGAAGGGCGGCATCTCTGCGAACCTGGCGCTGTCTGGCACGTTCTTTACCGTCACGATGTCGCATATGTCGGGCGAAGAGTTCTCGTTATTCATGGATAACGACTTAAAGGGTGACAACCACCTGCCCGTCGCACGCGTGAAATTGCAGGACGCAAAGGCCTCTGACATGTGCCTTTCCACCACCGTGCCGAACCTGCCCGCCGTCGGCGAGGCGACCCTGGCGCTGCGCGCGACTGGCCAGAACAGCGTGGACGCGAAGGATCTGATTGTTGGGTCGACTGACATCAAGGGCAGCCTGCGGATGGCGGATCCTAACCTTGGTATCGACGCCAAGCAGGTCAACCCCGAAGCTCCGGACGACGCGTGGGGTCTGCACTCGAGGAGAGTGCAGGTGGTGGCCGACAAGATCGTCGCCACGTCCGTCGGGGCCAAGCAGCTGAATGCTTCTGGAGTGGAGGCGAGTGTGCGGCGAGGGACCGAGAATGCCTGCTAG
- a CDS encoding NAD(P)-dependent alcohol dehydrogenase, protein MDAAAAATPLLCAGITTYSPLKHWGVGEGSRVAVVGMGGLGHVAVKLAAAMGAEVTVLSHSKSKEADGLAFGANRYVATKEEGWQEPFAAHFDLIINTVSAPLDPAPFISTLARGGTMVMLGLPPEKMQISADALIGKRRSVAGSAIGGIRDTQEMIDFCAAHDITAETEVIPAEDINTAYQRVLDSDVRYRFVIDVNTM, encoded by the coding sequence ATGGACGCGGCTGCGGCGGCTACTCCCCTGCTGTGCGCTGGAATTACTACGTATTCTCCACTGAAGCACTGGGGTGTTGGTGAGGGTTCCCGCGTGGCTGTTGTCGGCATGGGCGGCCTTGGCCATGTGGCCGTGAAGTTGGCTGCGGCGATGGGCGCGGAGGTCACGGTGCTGAGCCACTCGAAGTCTAAGGAGGCCGATGGTCTGGCCTTTGGCGCCAACCGTTACGTAGCCACCAAGGAGGAGGGTTGGCAGGAGCCCTTCGCTGCGCATTTCGACCTGATAATTAATACGGTCAGCGCACCGCTGGATCCGGCCCCGTTTATTTCCACCCTCGCGCGCGGCGGGACGATGGTGATGTTGGGATTGCCCCCGGAGAAAATGCAGATCAGCGCCGATGCGCTGATCGGTAAGCGTCGCTCCGTGGCGGGCAGTGCTATCGGTGGCATCCGGGACACCCAAGAAATGATTGATTTCTGCGCTGCCCACGACATCACCGCGGAAACAGAGGTGATCCCGGCGGAGGATATCAACACGGCCTATCAGCGCGTGTTGGATTCAGATGTGCGCTACCGCTTCGTCATCGACGTCAACACGATGTAG
- the trxA gene encoding thioredoxin: MATIEITGANFQDTVQGDGIVVLDFWAEWCGPCKRFAPIFEQVSDEHPEAVFGKVDTEANQELSAALQIQSIPTLMLFRDGVLLARESGLLPAKALNELIAKAEELDMDEVRKQIEAEQAKEQ; encoded by the coding sequence ATGGCGACCATCGAAATCACCGGAGCTAACTTCCAGGACACCGTGCAGGGCGACGGCATCGTCGTGCTGGACTTCTGGGCGGAATGGTGCGGTCCGTGTAAGCGCTTCGCGCCCATCTTCGAACAGGTCTCTGACGAGCACCCGGAGGCTGTGTTCGGCAAGGTCGACACTGAGGCCAACCAGGAGCTTTCCGCTGCGCTGCAGATCCAGTCGATCCCGACGTTGATGCTGTTCCGCGATGGTGTTCTGCTGGCCCGCGAGTCCGGCCTGCTCCCGGCGAAGGCGCTGAACGAGCTCATCGCCAAGGCCGAGGAACTGGACATGGACGAGGTGCGCAAGCAGATCGAGGCCGAGCAGGCCAAGGAGCAGTAA
- a CDS encoding hotdog fold domain-containing protein, with the protein MVAICFPSGRLCLSKNFVVGAPVKGGEHVFQHYATVALFHVRVLTMSIYDANANPSSTFKMYKQLANKPFGNGLFSAAAGFKAPYFLTVQPRVQELRPGFCKVRSKKWWLLNNHIGTFHAIAACNVAEFAMGMLAEASIPNTHRWLPQGMRTQYLKKTKGSLTATATAELPDFEKITQESGGQTVTVKIHFADDEGKESTYAEIDIWVTAKK; encoded by the coding sequence ATGGTCGCCATTTGTTTCCCTTCGGGTCGATTGTGCTTGTCCAAAAACTTTGTTGTTGGCGCCCCGGTGAAAGGGGGCGAGCATGTTTTCCAACATTACGCAACGGTCGCTTTATTCCACGTTAGAGTTCTCACTATGTCTATTTATGACGCCAACGCGAATCCATCTAGCACTTTCAAAATGTACAAGCAGCTTGCGAACAAACCGTTCGGAAACGGTTTGTTCTCGGCTGCGGCCGGCTTTAAAGCGCCATACTTCCTCACCGTACAGCCTCGTGTACAGGAGCTGCGCCCGGGCTTCTGCAAGGTTCGGTCGAAGAAGTGGTGGCTGCTGAACAACCACATTGGTACCTTCCATGCCATTGCGGCCTGCAATGTCGCGGAGTTTGCAATGGGGATGCTGGCTGAGGCCTCGATTCCCAATACGCACCGGTGGCTGCCACAGGGCATGCGCACTCAGTACTTGAAGAAGACGAAGGGCAGCCTGACGGCCACCGCCACTGCCGAATTGCCGGACTTCGAGAAGATCACTCAGGAGTCTGGCGGACAGACCGTGACGGTGAAAATCCACTTCGCCGATGATGAGGGCAAGGAATCCACCTACGCGGAGATTGACATCTGGGTGACGGCCAAAAAGTAG
- a CDS encoding fluoride efflux transporter FluC produces the protein MNTGATLIELLAVALGGGTGAAARYVLDTHLKSKHGWAPLWSLAVVNLLGTVVLGLVLGYTSQHLDGAAGSTSAGETQDILYPLLGIGLAGGFTTFSTVMVEVFTRPQPARRIAGVVGMAVVCCAVFLPALWCGALLAGA, from the coding sequence ATGAACACCGGAGCAACCCTCATTGAGCTGTTAGCCGTCGCCCTCGGAGGCGGGACGGGAGCGGCGGCCCGCTACGTACTGGATACTCACCTAAAGTCCAAGCACGGTTGGGCACCTTTGTGGAGCCTCGCGGTGGTGAACCTCCTCGGCACAGTCGTGCTGGGTTTAGTGCTTGGGTACACCTCGCAGCATCTTGACGGAGCCGCCGGATCCACCAGTGCAGGCGAGACGCAGGACATCTTATATCCCCTGCTTGGCATTGGTTTGGCCGGCGGCTTCACCACGTTCTCCACGGTGATGGTGGAAGTCTTCACCCGGCCACAGCCCGCTCGCCGTATTGCAGGCGTGGTGGGGATGGCAGTGGTCTGCTGCGCGGTGTTCCTCCCCGCGCTGTGGTGCGGGGCGCTACTTGCTGGCGCCTGA
- a CDS encoding fluoride efflux transporter FluC, which translates to MNRLPPVALVFLGGALGAIIRWTLTVWIPALGDPTRVLGAATPLNIIGGIPLGDIALLVVNVLGALLLGLLVGMIPDSAHPRRTFWGTGVLGGFTSFSSLAAAVDATTDSASTILIGGTYGVFTLALGLIAAAMGLRLGRDLNELARLRRAADGADEPQDPHEPHKGGAR; encoded by the coding sequence ATGAATCGCCTCCCGCCCGTCGCCCTGGTTTTCCTCGGCGGCGCGCTGGGGGCGATTATTCGTTGGACGCTGACCGTCTGGATCCCCGCCCTCGGCGACCCCACACGCGTGCTCGGCGCAGCCACGCCGCTGAACATCATTGGAGGAATCCCTCTAGGAGACATCGCATTGCTGGTGGTCAACGTCCTGGGTGCGCTCCTTTTAGGGCTCTTAGTCGGGATGATCCCGGATTCTGCCCACCCACGTCGCACGTTCTGGGGCACGGGAGTGCTCGGCGGTTTTACGTCGTTTAGCTCGCTTGCTGCGGCTGTTGACGCCACCACCGATTCAGCTTCTACCATCCTCATCGGGGGAACCTACGGCGTGTTTACGCTGGCGCTTGGTCTAATTGCAGCTGCGATGGGGCTGCGCCTCGGGCGGGATCTGAATGAGCTGGCGCGGCTGCGACGCGCAGCCGACGGCGCCGACGAGCCCCAGGATCCCCATGAGCCCCACAAAGGGGGCGCACGATGA
- a CDS encoding YceI family protein, which yields MTNVNNYSGNFQIDAAHSEIGFVARHAMVTKVRGAFTDFEGTATTGEKLEGAKIEVKIDVNSVDTRNADRDAHLTTGDFFDTEKYPHITFTSTDITAAGESTLRVTGDLTIKDVTKPVTIDFDFTGEVQDPWGQTRVGFEGSTSINRRDFGLEWNTALDGGGVLVSEKIALNFDISAVKQS from the coding sequence ATGACCAACGTCAACAACTACTCCGGCAACTTCCAGATCGACGCAGCGCACTCCGAGATTGGTTTCGTCGCCCGCCACGCCATGGTCACCAAGGTTCGTGGCGCATTCACCGACTTCGAGGGCACCGCCACCACCGGCGAGAAGCTGGAAGGCGCAAAGATCGAGGTCAAGATCGACGTCAACAGCGTCGATACCCGCAACGCCGACCGCGACGCTCACCTGACCACTGGTGATTTCTTCGACACGGAGAAGTACCCGCACATCACCTTCACCTCCACGGACATTACCGCTGCTGGCGAATCCACCCTCCGCGTTACCGGCGACCTGACCATTAAGGATGTGACAAAGCCCGTCACCATCGACTTCGATTTCACCGGTGAGGTACAGGATCCATGGGGTCAGACCCGCGTCGGCTTCGAGGGTTCCACCAGCATTAACCGCCGTGACTTTGGCCTGGAGTGGAACACCGCTCTTGATGGTGGCGGCGTGCTTGTTTCCGAAAAGATCGCGCTGAACTTCGACATTTCCGCCGTCAAGCAGAGCTAA
- a CDS encoding MarR family winged helix-turn-helix transcriptional regulator: MTQEDTSPPLHNDANEGTKWLNSREQQVWRAWINAHIHINAELAQQLSAETSLSLADYEVLVHLSEAPDHQQRIVALANMMQWSRSRLSHQITRMSKRGLVRRTTCDADGRGAYVVLEPAGLEAIATAAPGHVAKVRELVFDQLSDAEIEQFYEILAKLNGKP, from the coding sequence ATGACACAAGAAGACACCTCTCCCCCGCTACACAACGATGCGAACGAGGGAACAAAGTGGCTGAACAGTCGCGAACAGCAGGTGTGGCGAGCGTGGATCAATGCCCACATCCACATCAATGCCGAACTAGCGCAGCAGCTGTCGGCGGAAACGTCCCTATCTCTGGCGGACTACGAGGTCCTGGTCCACCTTTCGGAAGCACCGGACCACCAGCAGCGAATCGTCGCACTGGCAAACATGATGCAATGGAGCCGTTCGCGCCTTTCGCACCAGATCACGCGCATGTCTAAACGCGGTCTTGTACGCCGTACAACTTGTGACGCCGACGGTCGCGGGGCCTACGTAGTCCTGGAACCCGCAGGCCTCGAGGCGATAGCCACCGCCGCCCCCGGCCACGTGGCAAAGGTGCGGGAGCTGGTCTTCGACCAGCTCAGCGACGCAGAGATTGAGCAGTTCTACGAAATTCTGGCGAAACTAAACGGGAAACCCTAG
- the dnaB gene encoding replicative DNA helicase, translated as MSKNAGMNFDDGAPLPDEPFDDFGGSQDFVGGRDFGSGRGGRRGGSGTQQIVREMPQNPEAEQGVLGGMMLNKDAIADVVEVLVGDDFYVPKHKTIFDAILQLYGEGKEVDPVILGGRLDRDGVLGFIGGAGYLHSIIQKTPTSANVGYYASIVREKATLRRLVQAGTTIVQLGYAGTEGADVDNVVDRAQQEMFAITNDAAKEDYEVFAELVASTVGEIEQLESQDGIEMGIPTGFKDLDDLTNGLRGGQMVIVAARPGVGKSTLALDFMRSASIEHGKASALFSLEMSKSEVMMRIFSAEAEVRLASMRGGKLTDDDWDRLTVRIGEIEDAPIYIDDSPNLTMMEIRSKARRLKQQVDLQLIVVDYLQLMSSGKRVESRQQEVSEFSRQLKLLAKEVNVPVIAISQLNRGVESRGDDALPRVSDLRESGSLEQDADMVMLINRPDSQNPDHERAGEADIILAKHRGGPIGTVTVANQLQFSKFSDMARDISPMP; from the coding sequence ATGAGCAAGAATGCAGGCATGAACTTCGACGACGGCGCCCCGCTGCCCGACGAGCCGTTTGATGACTTCGGCGGATCCCAGGATTTCGTCGGCGGCCGTGACTTCGGCAGTGGCCGCGGTGGGCGTCGCGGAGGTTCGGGCACCCAGCAGATCGTCCGCGAGATGCCGCAGAACCCGGAGGCTGAGCAGGGTGTGCTCGGCGGCATGATGCTCAACAAGGACGCGATCGCGGATGTCGTAGAAGTCCTTGTCGGCGATGACTTCTATGTGCCGAAGCACAAGACTATTTTTGACGCCATACTTCAGCTCTACGGCGAGGGTAAGGAAGTCGACCCAGTCATCCTTGGCGGGCGCTTGGACCGCGACGGCGTGCTGGGTTTCATCGGTGGTGCGGGATACCTGCATAGCATCATCCAAAAGACTCCGACCTCCGCAAACGTGGGCTACTACGCCTCGATTGTGCGAGAGAAGGCCACGTTGCGTCGCCTGGTGCAGGCCGGTACCACGATTGTGCAGCTGGGCTATGCGGGCACCGAGGGTGCAGATGTAGACAACGTGGTGGACCGCGCACAGCAGGAGATGTTCGCCATCACCAACGATGCCGCGAAGGAGGACTATGAGGTCTTCGCGGAGTTGGTCGCATCGACGGTGGGGGAGATCGAGCAGCTGGAAAGCCAAGATGGCATCGAAATGGGTATCCCCACCGGCTTTAAGGATCTTGACGATCTAACCAATGGCTTGCGCGGTGGACAGATGGTGATTGTGGCGGCGCGTCCCGGTGTGGGTAAATCTACGCTGGCGCTGGACTTCATGCGGTCTGCCTCCATTGAGCATGGCAAGGCATCGGCGCTATTCAGCTTGGAAATGAGCAAGTCGGAGGTGATGATGCGCATCTTTTCCGCAGAGGCGGAGGTGCGCCTGGCCTCCATGCGCGGCGGTAAGTTGACTGACGATGATTGGGATCGGCTGACGGTGCGCATCGGTGAGATTGAAGATGCGCCGATTTACATCGACGATTCGCCGAACCTGACGATGATGGAGATCCGCTCCAAGGCTCGCCGCTTGAAGCAACAGGTGGATCTGCAGTTGATTGTGGTGGACTACCTACAGCTGATGTCCTCCGGTAAGCGTGTGGAGTCCCGTCAGCAAGAGGTCTCGGAGTTTTCCCGTCAGCTCAAGCTTCTGGCCAAGGAAGTTAATGTGCCCGTGATCGCGATTTCGCAGCTGAACCGTGGTGTGGAGTCGCGTGGTGACGATGCTCTCCCGCGTGTCTCTGACCTGCGTGAATCGGGTTCGCTGGAGCAGGATGCCGACATGGTTATGCTGATCAACCGCCCTGATTCTCAGAACCCCGACCATGAGCGTGCGGGTGAGGCGGACATTATCTTGGCTAAGCACCGTGGCGGCCCGATCGGCACCGTGACTGTTGCCAACCAGCTGCAATTCTCTAAGTTCTCCGACATGGCCCGCGATATCTCCCCCATGCCTTAG
- a CDS encoding flavin-containing monooxygenase: MNATPDHSTADQTSTATTPLPALANASAEHPLDLLIVGAGLSGIDIAYHVSKNFPSWNWAAVDSNYDVGGTWATFQYPGIRSDSDMATFSLPFKKWPHKGTLGSGKQIRDYCHEAAAEIGMLDRLQLSTWVETVNFHTDRGLWEVTMRLGRTGRANSEGTDDSGLAQPTLTTWTRRLHFATGYYRHSEGFTAQIEGVDTFQGTALHPQQWPRDLDVRGKKVTVIGSGATAITLVPALHSMGADVTMLQRTPTYIAPLPETDTISSLVGLGLSTQPGTFGHRLARSLHIGRDMAQYHLCQTFPSIAKLVFRGWNRLYLPADEVRRNFTPPYGPWDQRVCKSPGGDFFKAVRGGARVVTDHIDRVDAGGVRLRSGGYIEADVLVIATGLQLLAFGDANFSVDGTPVPTESLVAYRAMMANRLPNFSYTIGYLNQSWTLRADMTSRYLVQLWKDMEARGEQWACPLLPAGEAADLPLLEMSSGYIQRSVATLPRQGAGDPWRMEQDYIKERRTYTGADNKHDMAFGVEALEAAAPLAAGEGGGGAAELRQ; the protein is encoded by the coding sequence ATGAACGCAACGCCCGACCACTCCACAGCCGACCAAACCTCCACCGCGACCACTCCCCTGCCCGCCCTCGCAAACGCTAGCGCCGAACACCCCCTCGACCTCCTTATCGTCGGCGCAGGCCTCTCTGGCATCGACATCGCCTACCACGTCTCCAAAAACTTCCCTTCCTGGAACTGGGCAGCCGTCGATTCCAACTACGACGTCGGCGGTACCTGGGCCACCTTCCAATACCCCGGAATCCGTTCAGATTCCGACATGGCCACGTTCTCCCTCCCCTTCAAGAAATGGCCACACAAGGGCACGCTCGGCTCAGGCAAGCAAATCCGCGACTACTGCCACGAAGCCGCCGCCGAAATCGGCATGCTCGACCGCCTACAACTGTCCACCTGGGTCGAAACCGTAAACTTCCACACCGACCGCGGACTGTGGGAGGTCACCATGCGCCTCGGTCGCACAGGCCGCGCAAACTCCGAAGGCACCGACGACTCCGGCCTCGCGCAGCCCACCCTCACCACGTGGACGCGCCGCCTCCACTTCGCCACCGGATACTACCGCCATTCGGAGGGCTTTACCGCGCAAATTGAGGGCGTCGATACCTTCCAAGGCACCGCCCTACACCCACAACAATGGCCCCGCGACCTCGACGTGCGCGGCAAGAAGGTTACCGTGATTGGCTCCGGAGCCACGGCAATTACGCTGGTTCCAGCGCTGCATTCGATGGGCGCGGACGTCACGATGCTGCAGCGAACTCCCACGTACATTGCCCCGCTGCCAGAGACGGACACGATCAGCTCCCTCGTCGGCCTGGGTCTCAGCACACAGCCGGGCACATTCGGCCATCGTTTGGCCCGCAGCCTGCATATTGGGCGCGACATGGCGCAGTACCACCTATGCCAGACATTCCCCAGCATCGCGAAGTTGGTGTTCCGGGGCTGGAATCGTCTGTACCTGCCCGCTGACGAGGTGCGCCGGAACTTCACTCCCCCGTATGGGCCGTGGGATCAGCGCGTCTGCAAGTCCCCCGGCGGCGACTTCTTTAAGGCCGTGCGGGGTGGGGCGCGAGTCGTTACCGACCACATCGACCGCGTTGACGCAGGTGGGGTGCGATTGCGCTCCGGCGGGTACATCGAAGCCGATGTTTTGGTGATCGCCACGGGGCTGCAGCTTTTGGCCTTTGGTGACGCCAACTTCTCCGTGGACGGCACTCCCGTACCGACCGAATCTCTGGTGGCTTATCGTGCCATGATGGCCAATCGCCTGCCGAATTTCTCGTACACCATTGGGTATTTGAACCAGTCGTGGACGCTGCGCGCGGATATGACTTCGCGCTATTTGGTGCAGCTGTGGAAGGACATGGAAGCGCGAGGCGAGCAGTGGGCTTGCCCGCTGTTGCCCGCCGGAGAGGCCGCTGACCTGCCGCTTTTGGAGATGTCCAGCGGCTATATTCAGCGGAGCGTGGCGACTCTGCCGCGTCAGGGTGCTGGGGATCCGTGGCGGATGGAGCAGGATTACATCAAGGAGCGGCGCACCTACACGGGCGCGGACAACAAGCATGACATGGCATTTGGCGTGGAGGCTTTGGAGGCTGCGGCGCCGCTGGCGGCTGGAGAGGGCGGCGGCGGTGCCGCTGAGCTGCGACAATAG
- the rplI gene encoding 50S ribosomal protein L9: MKLILTANVDNLGVPGDIVEVKAGYGRNYLLPRGYAIVATRGAEKQIEGIKRAQEARQIRDLDHAREVKEELENLSGVTISVRTAESGKMFGSVTADNIVDAVKKANGRSLDKHSIKLRKGDVKATGVYSVDVQLHEGIVASLSFEVVSA; encoded by the coding sequence ATGAAGCTGATCCTCACCGCCAACGTTGACAACCTCGGTGTCCCCGGCGACATCGTAGAGGTCAAGGCTGGCTACGGACGTAACTACCTGCTTCCGCGCGGCTATGCAATCGTTGCAACCCGCGGTGCTGAGAAGCAGATCGAAGGAATTAAGCGCGCGCAGGAAGCTCGACAGATTCGCGACCTGGATCACGCACGCGAGGTTAAGGAAGAGCTGGAGAACCTGTCTGGCGTGACCATCTCGGTTCGCACTGCAGAATCCGGCAAGATGTTCGGCTCTGTCACCGCAGACAACATTGTTGATGCAGTGAAGAAGGCCAACGGTCGTTCCCTGGACAAGCACAGCATCAAGCTGCGCAAGGGCGATGTTAAGGCAACCGGCGTTTACTCTGTGGACGTTCAGCTGCACGAAGGCATCGTTGCATCCCTGAGCTTCGAGGTTGTTTCCGCGTAA
- a CDS encoding single-stranded DNA-binding protein: MAQGDTQITVVGNIVADPELRYTPNGAAVANFRVASTPRRYDQQAGQFVDGEPLFLTCNVWRQPAENVANSLSKGDRVIVTGRLRQRSYDDRNGERRTVFEIEVEEVGPSLRFATADINKSFRGGGQGGQGQGNGGNGGFGGGNAGGQGGFGGGNAGGQGQGNRGQNNQGFGGRNAAMDDDPWNSAPQSGFGDGDDEPPF, encoded by the coding sequence ATGGCACAGGGAGATACCCAAATCACCGTGGTCGGCAACATCGTTGCGGATCCGGAACTGCGCTACACCCCCAACGGGGCCGCAGTGGCTAACTTCCGCGTGGCCTCCACGCCCCGTCGCTACGACCAGCAGGCTGGTCAGTTCGTCGACGGTGAGCCGCTGTTTTTGACCTGCAACGTGTGGCGTCAACCTGCCGAGAACGTGGCCAACAGCCTGAGCAAGGGTGACCGCGTGATCGTGACTGGCCGTCTGCGCCAGCGCTCCTACGACGATCGCAATGGCGAGCGCCGTACTGTCTTCGAGATTGAGGTCGAAGAGGTAGGCCCGTCGCTGCGCTTCGCAACTGCGGACATTAATAAGTCGTTCCGTGGAGGCGGCCAGGGTGGCCAAGGTCAGGGCAACGGTGGAAACGGTGGCTTTGGCGGCGGCAATGCTGGCGGCCAGGGTGGCTTTGGTGGCGGCAATGCCGGCGGCCAGGGTCAAGGTAATCGGGGACAGAACAACCAGGGCTTCGGTGGCCGCAACGCTGCCATGGACGATGACCCGTGGAACTCTGCACCACAGTCCGGATTTGGTGATGGCGACGACGAACCGCCATTCTGA